GACGATCAAGGCCCAAGTGCTCATGACATACATCCACACGGTCGGAATGCCGGTGACGATCCACACCCACCACGCGCGGCGTGTTCGCCACAACCAAACGGTAACGCCGAGCAGCGTGAGGGCGGCGAGTAACTGATTGCTTGCCCCGAACAGGTTCCAGAAGATTCGCCAGACGGGAATCGCGGCGTCGCTAGGATGCCGCAGCAAAAAGAAGAGTGGCGTTCCGGCGGTGAGCGCGGTGCCGATGAACATGCCGATTTTGTTGTGCATGCCCGTCAACTCTTGCAGAATGTAGCGCCCCAGCCGCGTGCAAACGTCGAGCGTGTCGTAGACGAACGTGGTGAACGCCATCAGCCCGAACGAAATGGCAAAGGTCACAAAGCCGGGATTCGTGCTGATGACTTGCATGAACTTGCCGATGCCGTGGGCATAGATCATGTTCGGCCCATTCTTCAGATTCAACTCCGGCGCACCTTGGGCAAACATCATCACGCAGCAGAGCGAAATGATGGCGACCATCGCTTCCATCAGCATGGCACCGTAGCCAATCGACTTGGCATCGGATTCGGTCTTCAACTGCTTGGAAGTAGTGCCCGAGGCGATGAGTGAATGAAACCCGCTGCAAGCTCCGCAAGCGATCATGATGAACAGCGCGGGAAAGAGCGTCGTGATTCCACTGCCGTTATCGACAGTAAAGCCGCGAAACGCCGGATACTGCGCGGTGGCTCCGCCAAAGCAGACGCCAATCGCACCGGCACCCAGCGCGGCATACAAAAAGTAACCACCCAAGTGGCCGCGCGGTTGCAGCAGCATCCACACCGGTACCATGCCGGCAATCAGGCAATACGCCAACAGCAACACGTCCCAAGCTTTGCGGGCGTCACCTTCGCTCAGGCTGAATTGCTTCCCTAAATCGAATGGCGCGAACTGACCGACCCAAATCGCTACGCCCACGAGCGGCACGAAGATCACCGTCGCCAGCCACATTGGCATCTTCAGGAACTTAACTAGTAGCCCCATGACGATGGGCAGAATCAGGTACAGCAGAGACGACGTAGCAATCGCCCCGCCACTCACACCACCCGCTTCGGCATTGGCCGCCGCAATGAACGACCCCGAAGTCACGTCGGTAAAGGCGACAATGATGTAGACCAGCGCGATCCAGATGAATGTCAAAAAGAGCGTGTACGAAAGTCCGCTCATGTGCTCTTTCACCACCATGGCGATGGACGTGGCCCGGTGACGAATCGAAGCCACCAGCGCCGCCATATCATGCACGCCGCCAATGAAGATCGATCCGATCAAAATCCAGATCAACGCCGGCAACCAGCCGAACGTCAGGCCGGCAACAATCGGCCCCACAATCGGGCCCGCAGCGGC
Above is a window of Anatilimnocola aggregata DNA encoding:
- a CDS encoding carbon starvation CstA family protein; the encoded protein is MNLLWIVLPSAVILTIAYFTYGSLLVRLFKLDPKRITPAEELNDGLDFEPLPASSLLPQHFSAIAAAGPIVGPIVAGLTFGWLPALIWILIGSIFIGGVHDMAALVASIRHRATSIAMVVKEHMSGLSYTLFLTFIWIALVYIIVAFTDVTSGSFIAAANAEAGGVSGGAIATSSLLYLILPIVMGLLVKFLKMPMWLATVIFVPLVGVAIWVGQFAPFDLGKQFSLSEGDARKAWDVLLLAYCLIAGMVPVWMLLQPRGHLGGYFLYAALGAGAIGVCFGGATAQYPAFRGFTVDNGSGITTLFPALFIMIACGACSGFHSLIASGTTSKQLKTESDAKSIGYGAMLMEAMVAIISLCCVMMFAQGAPELNLKNGPNMIYAHGIGKFMQVISTNPGFVTFAISFGLMAFTTFVYDTLDVCTRLGRYILQELTGMHNKIGMFIGTALTAGTPLFFLLRHPSDAAIPVWRIFWNLFGASNQLLAALTLLGVTVWLWRTRRAWWVWIVTGIPTVWMYVMSTWALIVLTLPKFYSEGKWSVPTDPVPWAGVVLMILAAIMLFEAIRVLATMGNPPQPEPKFEAKPATV